In Brachypodium distachyon strain Bd21 chromosome 2, Brachypodium_distachyon_v3.0, whole genome shotgun sequence, one genomic interval encodes:
- the LOC100839095 gene encoding tyrosine decarboxylase 1, whose product MAPTSMCFDAINGAAAAQNGTAPVLATKPAAQALQCPNALNADDFRRQGHQVIDFIAEYYGGMADYPVHPSVTPGFLRNLLPASAPSRAEPDAFSSALKDIRDHILPGMTHWQSPRHFAHFPASSSTVGALGEALTAGINVVPFTWAASPAATELEMVVVDWLGKALHLPETLLFAGGGGGTLLGTSCEAILCALVAARDRKLAEIGGRRIGDLVVYCSDQTHFAFRKAARIAGILREHIREIQTCHANMFALSATALEAAMQADVEAGLVPLFVCATVGTTQTTAVDPIGELCTVTAPHGVWVHVDAAYAGSALVCPEFRHVINGVESVDSFSMNAHKWLLTNNDCCAMWVKKPSELIAALGTEQEYILKDSASEGHDIVDYKDWTMTLTRRFRALKMWLVLRCYGIDGLREHIRSHVRMAEAFENLVRADERFEVVTDRQFALVCFRLRSPEKYGGEKTANELNRSLLEEVNAVTLGPYMSSANVGGMYMLRCAVGSTLTEDCHVTDGWKVVQDRATSILRKMEIIYSVLG is encoded by the coding sequence ATGGCACCAACGTCGATGTGTTTTGACGCCATCAACGGCGCTGCGGCAGCGCAGAATGGCACTGCCCCGGTGCTGGCGACCAAGCCAGCCGCGCAGGCGCTGCAGTGCCCCAACGCGCTCAACGCTGACGACTTCCGGCGCCAGGGTCACCAAGTTATCGACTTCATCGCCGAGTACTACGGCGGCATGGCCGACTACCCCGTCCACCCCAGCGTCACCCCCGGCTTCCTCCGCAACCTGCTCCCCGCCAGCGCGCCGTCCCGTGCGGAGCCCGACGCGTTCAGCTCGGCGCTCAAGGACATCCGCGACCATATCCTCCCTGGCATGACCCACTGGCAGAGCCCTCGCCATTTCGCGCACTTCCCTGCGTCCAGCAGCACCGTCGGCGCCCTCGGCGAGGCTCTCACTGCCGGCATCAATGTCGTCCCGTTCACGTGGGCCGCTTCGCCGGCCGCCACCGAGCTCGAGATGGTGGTAGTGGACTGGCTCGGCAAGGCGCTGCACTTGCCGGAAACTCTCTTGTtcgccggaggcggcgggggcacgcTTCTGGGCACCTCGTGCGAGGCCATACTCTGCGCTCTCGTCGCTGCGAGGGACCGGAAGCTCGCCGAGATTGGGGGGAGGAGAATTGGCGACCTTGTCGTCTATTGCTCTGACCAGACCCATTTCGCCTTCCGGAAGGCTGCACGTATCGCCGGGATCCTGCGGGAACACATCCGTGAGATACAGACGTGCCATGCAAACATGTTCGCGCTCTCGGCCACGGCGCTGGAAGCCGCCATGCAGGCTGACGTGGAGGCCGGTCTGGTCCCACTGTTCGTGTGCGCAACGGTTGGGACCACCCAGACAACGGCCGTTGACCCGATTGGTGAGCTTTGCACCGTCACGGCACCTCACGGTGTTTGGGTCCACGTGGACGCGGCTTATGCCGGCTCCGCGTTGGTCTGCCCAGAGTTTCGGCACGTGATCAATGGTGTGGAGTCTGTGGATTCGTTCAGCATGAACGCCCACAAATGGCTCCTCACCAATAACGATTGCTGCGCGATGTGGGTGAAGAAGCCATCCGAGCTCATCGCCGCGCTGGGCACGGAGCAGGAGTACATCCTCAAAGACTCCGCCTCAGAGGGCCACGACATCGTGGACTACAAGGACTGGACAATGACATTGACGCGCCGGTTCCGTGCGCTCAAGATGTGGCTTGTGCTGCGTTGCTACGGCATCGACGGCTTGCGCGAGCACATCCGCTCCCACGTGCGCATGGCCGAGGCGTTCGAGAACTTGGTGAGGGCCGATGAGAGGTTCGAGGTTGTGACGGATAGGCAGTTCGCATTGGTGTGCTTCAGGCTCCGGTCTCCGGAGAAATACGGTGGCGAGAAGACGGCCAATGAGCTCAATCGGAGCCTCCTTGAGGAGGTGAACGCGGTCACCTTGGGGCCGTACATGAGCTCCGCAAACGTAGGAGGCATGTATATGCTGAGGTGTGCCGTCGGGAGCACGCTCACAGAGGACTGCCACGTCACGGATGGTTGGAAGGTCGTCCAGGATCGGGCTACATCGATCCTTCGCAAAATGGAGATCATCTACAGCGTGCTTGGTTAA